The genomic stretch CGCCGGAAGAGATCTTGGGAAAACCTGTCGAGCGCTACATTGACGGATTGGATTGGAAGGAGGTACTGGAGGGCGAAAAAATTGTCAGCCGGGACTTGGAGGTGCATTACCCCGAATCACGATACTTGACATTCTACGCCGTCCCCTTGGAGGGAGGAATGCAGAGCGGTTCGGCTTTTGTGGTGATCTTTCATGATATCACTGCGAGCCGGGAAAAAACCCTGGAAATGATTGAATGGGAAAAACTGGGAGCCCTTACGTTACTTGCGGCGGCTGTGGCGCATGAACTGGGTAACCCCCTCAATTCTCTCTCCATCCATGTGGAACTTTTGGCAAGGGACTTAGCGCGTCTGGGGATGGCCGAACACCCCGCCATCGCAGAATCCTTGCAAGTCATTCGTTCGGAAATGAGACGTTTAGACGCGATTTTGGAGCGTTTCCTTGGAGCCATTCGGCCAACGACTCCCAAGCTGGTACCGGTGCGTTTGGGAGAAATTTTGGAGCAAAGCGTGGAATTTTTCCGGCCTGAGCTAGAAGACCGAGAAATCACGTTGGAATGGGAGGTGGTACCGGATCTAGGGGTTGTCGTTCTGGGAGATCGCGATCGAATCAAGCAGGCTTTCTACAACGTAATCAAAAACGCCTTGGAAGCTATCGGGCGCAAGGGATGTCTTCGGATTGAGACGACATTGACCGAAACTCATTGTGTGGTGAGTTTTTCCGATACCGGTGGAGGGATTCCACCCGAACAGATGGGGCGTGTGTTTGAGCCTTATTTTACCACGAAGCCTGCTGGTACCGGGCTAGGGTTGCTGGTGGTTCGGCGTGTGATGCAGGAACACAAGGGGAAATTGGAACTCAAGAGTGAACTTGGGAAGGGCACGACCGTGCGGCTTTTTTTCCCTCTGGGAGAGAGGCGACTTCGAGCACTTCCCCTGCCTTCCCAGGAGTCTCATGGGGATGGCCATAAGAGGAAAGGTCTGTGCCAGAGCGAAGACAGGCCAGGAGACTAGCCAGGGTCTATGGACGTTTCGATGCCCATCATTCTTGTGGTCGACGACGAAAAGCATACTCGGGAGGGGCTCCGCCGGGCTCTTTCTGACAAATACGACGTGTATGTCGCACCAGACCTCGAATCAGCGTGGAACGTGCTCGACGCGCAGCCG from Candidatus Methylacidithermus pantelleriae encodes the following:
- a CDS encoding sensor histidine kinase, translating into MRNAFLNKLLHRIERLGPSEIQTYLQRLVREKGFLETIFNTLQEGVLVVDRQGKVIYGNQSVERLLGISPEEILGKPVERYIDGLDWKEVLEGEKIVSRDLEVHYPESRYLTFYAVPLEGGMQSGSAFVVIFHDITASREKTLEMIEWEKLGALTLLAAAVAHELGNPLNSLSIHVELLARDLARLGMAEHPAIAESLQVIRSEMRRLDAILERFLGAIRPTTPKLVPVRLGEILEQSVEFFRPELEDREITLEWEVVPDLGVVVLGDRDRIKQAFYNVIKNALEAIGRKGCLRIETTLTETHCVVSFSDTGGGIPPEQMGRVFEPYFTTKPAGTGLGLLVVRRVMQEHKGKLELKSELGKGTTVRLFFPLGERRLRALPLPSQESHGDGHKRKGLCQSEDRPGD